A window from Opitutia bacterium ISCC 52 encodes these proteins:
- a CDS encoding histidine phosphatase family protein yields MKTVHLIRHAKSSWNHPGLSDVERPLNNRGREVCAVMAAQILDAGCDFETIHCSIAIRAQNTIEGLAAALPDRSITWSTERKLYTFSSQDLFDYCLDLDNGITSIVLVGHNPAMTGFANGMGDQSIDNLPTCGYVQIELPTESWKEITPETGTTKAILTPKMFR; encoded by the coding sequence ATGAAAACGGTTCACCTCATTCGCCACGCCAAATCCAGTTGGAACCACCCAGGATTATCCGATGTTGAACGACCTTTGAACAATCGAGGTCGCGAAGTCTGCGCGGTCATGGCAGCTCAAATCCTTGATGCAGGGTGCGACTTTGAAACCATCCACTGCAGCATTGCTATCCGGGCTCAAAATACCATCGAGGGTCTCGCAGCCGCCTTGCCGGATCGAAGCATCACCTGGTCAACCGAACGCAAGCTCTACACCTTTAGCAGTCAAGACCTTTTTGACTACTGTCTGGACTTGGATAATGGAATAACATCGATCGTCCTGGTGGGCCACAATCCCGCGATGACCGGGTTCGCCAACGGCATGGGTGATCAATCGATCGACAACTTGCCCACCTGCGGATACGTGCAAATTGAGCTGCCCACCGAGTCTTGGAAGGAGATCACTCCTGAGACTGGAACGACTAAGGCCATTTTGACGCCCAAAATGTTTCGTTAG
- a CDS encoding ATP-binding cassette domain-containing protein — MIQVEGISKVFKKAETNKQKVYRTAPKTTFSAVDNVSFTCQPGRIYTLLGPNGAGKTTALRIVASMLQPTTGTVKICGVDVTQDARAARAKLGFLTGSTGLYDRLTPRETLKYFAALHQVEDSVTQERMEQLIDRLAIGEFADRRVGKLSMGQKQRVSIARTLMHDPEVIIFDEPTNGLDVLTSRTIIEWIRECKQAGKTVIFSTHIMGEVSLLSDDLGIIHNGKLCYDDSFENFKSQFGQHSLEDAFISILEDAS, encoded by the coding sequence ATGATCCAAGTAGAAGGTATTTCCAAAGTCTTTAAAAAGGCTGAGACGAATAAGCAAAAAGTCTACCGCACTGCACCGAAGACCACTTTCTCTGCAGTAGACAATGTGTCCTTCACTTGCCAGCCGGGTAGGATCTATACGCTGCTTGGCCCCAATGGAGCGGGCAAGACGACCGCATTGCGGATTGTCGCCAGTATGCTCCAACCCACCACTGGCACGGTAAAGATCTGTGGCGTAGACGTAACCCAGGACGCTCGGGCGGCCCGGGCCAAACTGGGATTTCTTACTGGGTCGACAGGTCTTTACGATCGGCTGACGCCTCGGGAGACGCTCAAGTACTTTGCGGCCCTGCACCAAGTCGAAGACAGCGTGACTCAGGAACGCATGGAGCAATTGATCGATCGCTTGGCCATCGGAGAGTTTGCCGATCGTCGTGTGGGAAAATTGTCGATGGGGCAAAAGCAACGCGTGTCTATTGCACGGACGCTCATGCATGATCCAGAAGTTATTATCTTTGATGAGCCAACCAACGGTCTGGATGTGCTTACCTCCCGTACGATCATCGAATGGATCCGCGAGTGCAAACAAGCGGGGAAGACGGTGATCTTTTCAACCCACATCATGGGTGAGGTGAGTTTGCTCAGTGACGATCTTGGAATCATTCACAACGGCAAACTTTGTTACGACGACAGCTTTGAGAATTTTAAGAGTCAGTTCGGTCAGCACTCATTGGAAGATGCCTTCATCTCGATCCTGGAGGACGCGTCATGA
- a CDS encoding dihydroxy-acid dehydratase encodes MKKKQRSDFLRDIGGCPAAMWHGWMRQAVKADFRDGPGSEYASDYTGPTILIMYGGGETNLCNLHHRKLAEEAAGHLWKIHHKMAAVEPVAAVTDAISMGHAYEDEPRLGAMGYSLFSREMFASSIVQQVEINCADAVIIITGCDKTVAGGLLAASWLKDLPVVVVHGGTIRAGCSLSGRSIEIETANEVAGMLAAGKVDQAEHDDILIRSLPSPGGCGIMATSNTMACIGSALGISIFNSASTPAMDTDHVSVFPKKLEEAREAGDCLVKMMEEGRTVGDCVDERSFRNAAVMLHAVGGSTNAVIHLPAIAEGFGIPFGLENIRETSDTPVLLNLLPAGRYVMVDLFERADGIAPLAKYMVEQGLLDGEAQTITGSSLASELSETPLPEFLNPQTDVIRSLEAPLKTKSSLCVVTGDNSTEDKSSIATLGSVFKLNANVRQFDGTARVFDHEGKAVEAVLSGTIVPGDVIVLRYQGVSVGCPELLRLTAALSGMGTDSEIAVVTDGRLSGVSRGTLVVHVEPEAWSGGPIALIEEGDRITLNGDAESLFVHIPADEMKQRADAWEKPSIDLPRGPMRIAAQIVRPLAEGAIWWSKDPN; translated from the coding sequence ATGAAAAAGAAACAACGTAGCGACTTCTTACGTGATATCGGTGGCTGTCCGGCAGCTATGTGGCATGGCTGGATGCGGCAGGCGGTCAAGGCTGACTTCCGTGACGGACCTGGCTCTGAATACGCGTCCGACTACACGGGCCCCACTATCCTGATTATGTATGGGGGCGGTGAAACGAATCTGTGTAATCTGCATCATCGGAAACTGGCTGAGGAGGCTGCGGGTCATTTATGGAAGATCCACCATAAGATGGCTGCTGTTGAGCCCGTGGCTGCTGTGACGGATGCCATCTCTATGGGTCATGCTTACGAGGACGAGCCTCGGCTTGGAGCCATGGGGTATTCGCTATTCTCGCGGGAGATGTTTGCTTCCTCCATCGTGCAGCAGGTGGAGATTAATTGTGCGGACGCCGTGATCATTATCACCGGCTGCGACAAAACGGTGGCGGGAGGATTACTAGCGGCTTCCTGGTTAAAAGACTTACCGGTTGTGGTGGTTCATGGTGGAACCATTCGTGCGGGTTGTTCCTTGAGTGGTCGCAGTATTGAAATCGAAACGGCCAATGAGGTGGCCGGTATGCTCGCTGCAGGCAAAGTGGATCAGGCCGAACACGACGACATTCTTATTCGCTCGCTTCCATCACCGGGCGGTTGTGGCATTATGGCTACTTCCAATACCATGGCCTGCATTGGTTCCGCATTGGGGATTTCTATTTTTAATAGTGCCAGTACCCCTGCCATGGATACGGATCATGTGTCCGTATTTCCAAAGAAACTGGAGGAGGCTCGCGAAGCAGGCGACTGCCTGGTAAAGATGATGGAAGAGGGGCGAACCGTCGGTGATTGTGTCGATGAACGTTCCTTTCGCAATGCAGCGGTTATGTTGCACGCCGTCGGGGGCAGCACCAATGCGGTTATTCATCTCCCAGCGATTGCCGAAGGGTTTGGGATTCCGTTTGGATTAGAAAATATCCGTGAGACGTCCGATACCCCAGTGCTCCTCAACTTGTTGCCAGCGGGCCGATATGTGATGGTTGACTTATTCGAGAGGGCCGACGGCATAGCCCCGCTGGCCAAGTACATGGTCGAGCAAGGATTATTAGACGGCGAAGCGCAAACGATCACAGGTTCAAGTCTGGCGTCCGAACTCAGCGAGACGCCATTGCCGGAATTTTTGAATCCTCAAACCGATGTGATTCGTTCACTTGAAGCACCTTTGAAAACCAAGTCTTCCCTCTGTGTGGTGACCGGTGATAACTCAACGGAAGACAAGTCCAGTATCGCAACTCTGGGTTCAGTTTTTAAACTCAATGCCAACGTTCGCCAGTTCGATGGAACGGCTCGGGTGTTTGATCATGAAGGCAAAGCCGTCGAGGCAGTCCTCAGTGGAACCATCGTTCCCGGAGATGTCATCGTACTTCGTTATCAGGGAGTATCTGTGGGATGTCCTGAACTGCTTCGCCTGACCGCTGCATTGAGCGGCATGGGGACCGATTCCGAAATCGCTGTGGTTACGGACGGACGCCTTTCCGGAGTGTCACGCGGGACCTTGGTCGTACACGTGGAGCCCGAAGCCTGGAGCGGGGGACCCATCGCCTTGATCGAAGAAGGAGATCGCATCACACTTAATGGTGATGCTGAAAGTTTGTTTGTCCATATTCCAGCCGACGAAATGAAGCAACGGGCCGACGCCTGGGAAAAGCCATCCATCGATCTTCCACGCGGCCCCATGCGCATCGCCGCCCAGATTGTTCGCCCTCTCGCTGAAGGTGCTATTTGGTGGTCGAAGGATCCAAACTAG
- a CDS encoding peptide ABC transporter substrate-binding protein, translating to MKFTHLFIANLTFLLGLLFISGCGPRKSGVEQAAEAGILLLGNHAEPQSLDPQVATGVPENHVITSIMEGLIAYHPSDDTAIEPGLAERFETNEAGDVYTFYLQPNGKWSNGDPITAQDFIYSYQRMLDPNLAAQYVTMLFVVKNAKDYHESLSVEDPNHTPMSWDEVGFKAIDEKTLEISLIAPMPYFPLMLKHYSWFPVHPPTIEAHGGKTSRNGRWFQLNNHVGNGPFRLKSWVTNQVLEVERNPEYWDADTVKLNGIRFFPIESTDTENRLFVSDGLHKTHDIQLSKIQDYQKNLPEKVRTDPYLGSYFYRINVSRGDALSDKRVRRALLLSIDREKITENVLRGGQIPAYHYVPMGISGYTSKQYFQYDPEEAKRLLTEAGYPNGEGFPVFDILYNTFEQHKIIAETIQQMWKTSLGIEVGIHNQEWKVYLDAQSNLDYDISRAGWIGDYVDPYTFLEMFTKGNGNNDTGWSSARYDELIATAPMAGTDEKRYAMLREAEDLLMDELPILPIYIYTRPYLIHPTLKNWNPKLLDNRNMKYIWLEPSGE from the coding sequence ATGAAGTTTACCCACTTATTCATAGCAAATCTGACTTTCCTTCTCGGCCTCCTTTTTATCAGCGGGTGTGGACCCAGAAAATCGGGAGTCGAACAGGCTGCTGAAGCAGGCATCCTGCTCTTGGGAAATCACGCCGAACCGCAATCCCTCGACCCACAGGTGGCCACTGGAGTGCCGGAAAACCATGTCATTACCTCGATCATGGAAGGCCTGATTGCCTACCACCCTTCCGATGATACTGCGATCGAGCCTGGCTTAGCAGAGCGTTTCGAGACGAACGAGGCCGGCGACGTCTACACTTTCTACCTGCAACCCAATGGTAAATGGTCCAACGGCGACCCCATCACCGCCCAGGATTTCATCTATAGCTACCAGCGTATGCTCGACCCGAATCTGGCCGCGCAGTACGTAACGATGCTGTTCGTGGTGAAAAACGCCAAAGATTATCACGAATCCCTAAGCGTTGAAGATCCCAATCACACACCGATGTCCTGGGATGAAGTGGGATTCAAGGCGATCGATGAGAAGACTCTTGAGATCAGTTTAATAGCACCGATGCCTTATTTCCCTCTGATGCTGAAGCATTACTCCTGGTTTCCCGTTCATCCCCCCACAATCGAAGCGCATGGAGGGAAAACCAGCCGAAATGGACGCTGGTTCCAACTCAATAACCATGTAGGCAATGGTCCTTTCCGCCTGAAAAGCTGGGTCACGAATCAAGTACTAGAGGTAGAAAGAAATCCCGAGTATTGGGACGCCGATACCGTCAAACTGAACGGTATCCGCTTTTTCCCAATCGAAAGCACGGATACAGAAAATCGCCTCTTCGTTTCAGACGGCCTGCACAAAACGCACGACATACAACTCTCTAAGATCCAGGACTACCAAAAAAACCTGCCGGAGAAAGTGAGAACCGATCCCTACCTAGGCTCCTATTTCTACCGAATCAACGTATCGCGCGGGGATGCTCTCTCCGACAAACGAGTGCGGCGAGCCTTACTCCTTTCCATCGACCGTGAAAAGATCACCGAAAACGTTCTGCGAGGAGGCCAGATTCCCGCCTACCACTACGTGCCCATGGGCATCAGCGGCTACACCAGCAAACAGTATTTCCAATACGATCCCGAAGAAGCGAAGCGTCTACTCACAGAGGCCGGGTATCCCAACGGTGAAGGATTCCCCGTGTTCGACATTCTCTACAACACCTTCGAACAACACAAAATCATCGCCGAAACCATTCAGCAGATGTGGAAGACCTCACTCGGAATTGAAGTGGGCATTCACAATCAGGAGTGGAAGGTCTACCTCGATGCCCAATCGAATCTAGACTACGACATCAGCCGAGCAGGCTGGATCGGCGATTACGTAGACCCCTACACCTTCCTCGAAATGTTCACCAAGGGTAATGGGAATAATGATACAGGCTGGTCGAGCGCCCGATACGACGAATTAATCGCAACCGCACCCATGGCGGGAACCGACGAAAAACGCTATGCGATGCTCCGGGAAGCGGAGGACCTCCTTATGGACGAACTACCGATCTTGCCCATCTACATTTATACCCGTCCCTACCTGATTCACCCCACTCTGAAGAACTGGAATCCGAAACTACTGGATAATCGGAATATGAAATATATTTGGCTTGAGCCGAGCGGAGAGTAG
- a CDS encoding DUF1330 domain-containing protein encodes MAAFILAYIEVQNPEDYQEYIKQVPALVAKHGGVYRARGGECTVREGSWQPKRTVLLEFPDRASAEAFYDDPEYAPVMAIRHRTSNTNLIIFDGL; translated from the coding sequence ATGGCTGCATTTATTCTTGCTTACATCGAAGTCCAGAATCCGGAAGACTATCAGGAATATATTAAACAAGTACCAGCGCTTGTAGCAAAACATGGGGGTGTCTATAGAGCCCGCGGCGGAGAATGCACCGTCAGGGAAGGATCCTGGCAGCCCAAACGAACCGTTCTTCTAGAATTCCCCGACCGGGCATCTGCTGAAGCGTTTTACGACGACCCCGAGTATGCCCCTGTAATGGCCATTCGTCATAGAACATCGAATACCAACCTCATAATCTTCGACGGACTTTAG
- a CDS encoding DUF5069 domain-containing protein: MRDPNDTADLPSPYYPHPAFGLLHLPRFIAKIRLHLKDELPKGYQRNFTRGFDGFLCLHLGIEPKAVIELVKTAADDDEVTERLKGILPEDTQRHIWNRKVVQMGMSEEGQIALQKSRDHMGVSDRMDIRSFADMIEYDEGRID; this comes from the coding sequence ATGAGAGATCCTAACGATACCGCTGACCTACCTTCACCTTATTATCCACATCCTGCGTTTGGGTTGCTTCACCTGCCGCGCTTCATCGCAAAGATTCGGCTGCACTTGAAAGACGAACTGCCAAAAGGATACCAACGCAACTTCACGCGGGGCTTTGACGGTTTTCTCTGTTTGCACTTAGGAATCGAACCTAAAGCGGTTATCGAATTGGTTAAGACCGCCGCGGACGATGATGAAGTGACTGAGCGCCTGAAGGGCATACTTCCTGAAGACACCCAGCGACACATCTGGAATCGTAAAGTCGTCCAGATGGGGATGAGTGAGGAAGGTCAGATTGCCTTGCAGAAATCTCGCGATCATATGGGGGTGTCCGACCGAATGGATATTCGGTCGTTTGCGGATATGATTGAGTACGATGAGGGTCGTATCGACTAA
- a CDS encoding GlsB/YeaQ/YmgE family stress response membrane protein, with protein MELEQLFVTLLIGAIAGWLAGQLTKGGGFGIIKNIILGIVGAVVGGCLFGLIGISIGGEWIGPIITASVGALVLIFVVGLVTKKK; from the coding sequence ATGGAACTAGAACAACTCTTTGTTACACTCCTCATTGGAGCCATTGCCGGCTGGCTCGCCGGTCAACTCACCAAAGGCGGTGGATTCGGCATCATAAAGAACATCATCCTTGGAATCGTCGGAGCTGTAGTTGGCGGCTGCTTGTTTGGCCTGATTGGAATTAGCATCGGAGGGGAATGGATCGGACCCATTATCACTGCGAGCGTAGGTGCCTTGGTGTTGATTTTTGTGGTCGGCCTGGTCACGAAAAAGAAATAA
- a CDS encoding ABC transporter permease subunit, with translation MLKFTLIRLLQAIPVLIVIITLTFFMLRLAPGGPFSAERKIPEHILAALNEHYGLNDPLPVQYWNYMVKICPKKLNIPALMKFDLKEGLGSDLGPSTRYEGRTVNELIAESFPVSFQLGMFAILLALLIGIPAGTVAALNKNTLLDYLPMSMAMAGICLPSFVLGPIFALVFGLWLEWFPVIGWRSIGSFHWMDDIPYRVLPIVTLGLYYAAGMARLTRGGMLEVLNQDYIRTARAKGLSTFIVTTKHALRAGLMPVISYLGPVMAGVLSGSFIIETIFQIPGLGRHFINAALNRDYTLVLGTVLFYAVLIIILNLIVDIVIVLMNPKLKFN, from the coding sequence ATGCTAAAGTTTACGCTCATACGATTGCTCCAGGCCATTCCGGTACTGATCGTAATCATTACGCTGACATTTTTCATGCTACGCCTGGCCCCCGGAGGACCGTTCAGCGCTGAACGTAAGATTCCCGAGCATATACTAGCAGCCCTGAATGAGCACTATGGGCTCAACGACCCGCTGCCTGTTCAGTATTGGAACTACATGGTCAAAATTTGCCCGAAGAAGCTGAATATCCCGGCGCTGATGAAGTTTGACCTCAAAGAGGGGCTGGGAAGCGATCTGGGACCATCGACCCGCTATGAAGGCCGCACCGTGAACGAGCTGATTGCAGAATCATTTCCCGTATCCTTCCAATTGGGAATGTTTGCCATCCTGCTGGCCCTTCTGATCGGGATTCCCGCAGGCACCGTGGCCGCGCTGAATAAGAATACCCTCTTAGATTATTTACCCATGTCGATGGCGATGGCCGGCATCTGCCTACCCTCCTTTGTCCTCGGGCCCATATTCGCCCTGGTATTTGGGCTGTGGCTGGAATGGTTTCCAGTAATCGGCTGGAGATCAATCGGCAGTTTCCACTGGATGGATGATATTCCTTACCGGGTATTACCCATCGTGACACTGGGACTATACTACGCTGCTGGAATGGCTCGTCTCACCCGAGGAGGGATGCTCGAAGTCTTAAACCAAGATTACATTCGGACCGCACGAGCGAAAGGCTTGAGCACCTTCATTGTGACAACCAAACACGCCCTACGCGCAGGACTGATGCCCGTGATTTCCTACCTGGGGCCGGTCATGGCAGGGGTTCTATCCGGATCTTTTATCATCGAAACTATCTTTCAGATTCCGGGCCTGGGACGTCATTTTATCAATGCGGCGTTGAATAGGGATTACACGCTGGTTCTCGGAACGGTGCTCTTCTACGCCGTGCTGATCATTATCCTCAATTTAATCGTGGATATCGTGATTGTGCTCATGAACCCGAAACTCAAATTCAATTGA
- a CDS encoding endonuclease/exonuclease/phosphatase family protein — translation MDYWQKEQHTLRVVSYNIKHGRGMDGVVDLNRIADVIRKLDPDLLALQEVDKFCERSGSRDIAKELGEMLNMEHSFGKFMDYQGGEYGMAVLSRFPIKESYRHPLPDGAEPRCALEVEVQVDGMRSPLSFVGIHNDWTNEAIRVKQIDALLTAIQDRQHPIILAGDFNGERSDQSMQPLQMAPWTILGKGDEKTFPSDDPRVEIDFIVLRGFPESSIEHDVIDEKVASDHRPILASITFTEPVSENIPL, via the coding sequence ATGGACTACTGGCAAAAAGAACAACACACCCTTCGGGTAGTTTCCTACAACATCAAACATGGTCGTGGGATGGATGGTGTGGTTGATTTGAACAGGATCGCTGACGTTATACGGAAGCTGGACCCAGATTTGTTAGCCCTGCAGGAAGTGGATAAGTTTTGTGAGAGGAGTGGGTCGAGAGACATTGCCAAAGAACTTGGCGAAATGCTGAACATGGAGCACAGCTTCGGCAAATTCATGGACTATCAGGGAGGTGAGTATGGAATGGCGGTACTATCACGTTTTCCAATCAAGGAGTCCTATCGCCACCCTCTGCCTGATGGAGCTGAACCACGTTGCGCTTTGGAAGTTGAGGTGCAGGTCGATGGTATGCGATCCCCCCTCTCGTTCGTCGGCATTCATAACGACTGGACGAATGAAGCAATTCGGGTCAAACAAATTGACGCGCTACTCACAGCGATCCAAGATCGACAGCATCCGATTATTCTTGCAGGTGACTTCAATGGTGAAAGGTCAGACCAATCCATGCAGCCCCTTCAAATGGCTCCATGGACCATCCTGGGTAAAGGAGATGAAAAGACCTTTCCTTCGGACGATCCTAGGGTAGAGATTGATTTTATCGTCCTTCGCGGTTTTCCAGAATCGTCCATCGAACATGATGTGATCGATGAAAAGGTCGCCTCTGATCATAGGCCCATCTTAGCTTCCATTACTTTCACAGAACCAGTTTCTGAAAATATACCGCTCTAG
- a CDS encoding ABC transporter permease subunit — translation MSTEITDTAAMPLEEETYSLWGDAWHRLKENRLAFFGMLFFTVVGLLCFLAPVISLITGLQYDEQNLQLGASAPSWSHWLGTDDLGRDLFIRILYGGRVSIGVGFAATCVSIAIGVTYGAIAGYLGKKTDMVMMRIVDILYSLPFLIFVILLTVYFGRNIILLFVAIGCVEWLTLSRIVRGQVLHLKVQQFVEVALTLGSKKSSIIKKHLIPNVLGPVIVYSTLTVPSVMLLESALSFLGMGVQPPMSSWGSLIKDGAERMEIYPWQLIFPALLFSMTLFSLNFFGDGLRDALDPKDSRR, via the coding sequence ATGAGTACCGAAATTACAGATACAGCAGCTATGCCGCTTGAGGAGGAAACCTATTCCTTGTGGGGGGATGCGTGGCATCGATTGAAAGAGAATCGTTTGGCGTTTTTCGGGATGCTGTTCTTTACGGTGGTGGGTTTGCTTTGTTTCCTGGCCCCGGTTATATCGCTCATCACAGGTTTGCAATACGATGAGCAAAACCTGCAATTGGGCGCCAGCGCTCCCAGTTGGAGCCATTGGTTGGGCACAGATGATCTGGGACGGGATTTATTTATCCGCATCCTGTATGGAGGTCGTGTATCCATTGGAGTAGGATTTGCGGCCACCTGTGTATCGATCGCCATTGGCGTCACCTACGGAGCCATCGCCGGATACCTGGGAAAGAAGACGGACATGGTCATGATGCGTATCGTGGACATCCTCTACTCACTGCCCTTTCTCATTTTTGTGATTCTGCTCACCGTCTATTTTGGAAGGAACATTATCCTGCTCTTCGTAGCGATTGGTTGCGTCGAATGGTTGACCCTCTCCCGTATCGTTCGAGGCCAGGTGCTTCACCTCAAGGTCCAACAATTTGTCGAAGTAGCACTTACTTTAGGCTCCAAGAAATCGTCCATTATTAAAAAGCACCTCATTCCCAATGTGCTGGGTCCGGTGATCGTATACTCCACCTTAACGGTGCCCAGCGTCATGCTGCTCGAATCGGCACTCAGTTTCCTTGGCATGGGTGTGCAACCTCCCATGAGCTCATGGGGTTCATTGATTAAGGATGGTGCAGAGCGTATGGAAATCTATCCCTGGCAGCTTATATTCCCCGCCCTTTTGTTTTCCATGACCTTATTCTCGCTCAATTTCTTTGGGGATGGATTGCGTGATGCACTAGATCCCAAAGATAGCAGGCGCTAA
- a CDS encoding ABC transporter permease has translation MKIIWAVFKKEGLDTLRDRRAIIAMIVIPMVIFPVIFGGLGFFAIKEVKKAQEKVLKIGLVQAPESPLVDSLTDQEGFEISELPSGSDAEDQVDNNGLDAVIVFSASFADELMGTGAGELSLHYRSTGNGGISRNRIMDVIRDYQTSVRETRIKDLGYTLDFINPVKVDFQDTATQQEQIGEAIGGFIPYLFIILCFTGAMYPAIDLGAGEKERGTLETLLTSSAPLIQIILGKLALIVCSGLFAASLSMTSMGLAMMSMGSRIGEFASQIGPMLQPLNILLFFSLLFPLTIFFASFLMTLSFFAKSFKEAQSIISPIMALIFIPLIFGMMPWVKLTYVTAAVPILNISLASKAIFSGNVEWGPVAVVYVSLIALAGIGFVACTKLAAKENILFRS, from the coding sequence ATGAAGATTATCTGGGCTGTATTCAAAAAAGAAGGACTGGACACTTTGCGTGACCGCCGGGCCATCATCGCGATGATTGTCATCCCGATGGTCATCTTCCCGGTGATCTTCGGAGGTCTTGGTTTTTTTGCCATCAAGGAGGTTAAGAAAGCCCAGGAGAAAGTATTAAAGATTGGATTGGTGCAGGCACCAGAAAGTCCACTTGTTGATTCGCTGACCGACCAAGAGGGATTTGAAATAAGCGAATTGCCGTCAGGTAGCGATGCCGAGGATCAGGTCGATAATAACGGCTTGGATGCCGTGATTGTTTTTAGCGCATCTTTTGCTGATGAGTTGATGGGAACCGGAGCAGGGGAGTTATCGCTTCACTACCGATCCACAGGCAATGGAGGCATATCGCGCAATCGTATCATGGATGTGATCCGCGACTATCAAACCTCAGTTAGAGAGACACGGATCAAGGATCTGGGGTATACGCTCGATTTTATTAATCCCGTTAAAGTGGACTTTCAGGATACGGCTACACAGCAGGAACAAATTGGTGAAGCGATCGGTGGGTTTATTCCATACCTCTTCATCATCCTTTGTTTCACGGGTGCCATGTATCCGGCTATCGATCTGGGGGCAGGGGAGAAAGAACGCGGAACCTTGGAGACGCTGCTTACTTCGTCCGCTCCGTTGATTCAGATCATCTTGGGAAAGCTGGCGCTCATTGTTTGCTCAGGCTTGTTCGCCGCCAGTTTGTCTATGACCAGTATGGGGCTGGCTATGATGTCCATGGGATCGCGTATCGGTGAATTTGCTTCGCAGATCGGGCCTATGTTGCAGCCCTTGAATATACTTTTGTTTTTCTCGCTCCTGTTTCCACTCACCATTTTCTTCGCCTCCTTTTTGATGACGCTTTCCTTCTTTGCCAAAAGTTTCAAAGAAGCGCAGAGCATCATTTCTCCTATAATGGCCTTGATCTTTATTCCCCTCATTTTCGGAATGATGCCTTGGGTGAAGCTCACTTATGTCACCGCCGCAGTTCCAATTCTCAACATCTCGCTGGCGAGTAAGGCCATTTTCTCAGGAAATGTGGAATGGGGTCCCGTGGCTGTCGTTTATGTTTCGCTGATCGCCTTGGCTGGAATTGGATTTGTGGCTTGCACTAAGCTGGCTGCTAAAGAAAACATCTTATTTCGCTCATAA